TGATTTGGTGCTGCCAGCCCAGCGGTTCCGGATCGCCCGTCCAGCTATGGATTTTCTTCTGCATTTTACCGGCGAAAGCAGCCGGTCCAAGCATACCCGTACTGAGTATAGAAGACAATCTGGATTTTTGCAAAGTGTCAACAGAAACAGCAAAACTTTCCAACATAATAACGCCTGCAAACGGACGGTCATTCCTAAGGATTTCATTGCTTTTTATACTTGTAGGAGTGAAACCATAATGTTCCAGCGACATTCCATATTTAGTACGGCTATTTTTTAATTGTAACAAGATCCGGGATAAGGGATTCTTTTTAAGGGCAGGATTTACAAATTCAAGATTGTAACCCTGAGTATAATAATAATCAGTTTTGGTATAAAAATCATTGTCATAATGAATCCGGAAATACTTTTCCCCGGTTACATTTCTGAATGATGCAAGATTATCTATCCTCTGGCCAAGGGAAACCAGAGGGGACAAAATGATCAGTATAAAAAGTAGTTTTCGCATAGTTAGAGACATACGATCTCAAACCTGCACCGGATTTAAGCCGGATGTGCCAATAGTGCTTTTACATGCAATTCATTATCAGAAAGATATTTGGCATGATCAACTTCTTTATGGAAAATGCGCTGGATTTTTCCTTTTTCATAAGCCAGGAAAACAGCGGGATGTACATAATATTTCCTGCAAACGGTACGTGTATTTCCTAAATGTGCAGCCACAGCGTCCAGACAAGTGTTAACCGTTTTGTTAAATTCTCTTTTTGTTTTGTATTCCGATTGTGCGCTCAAAAACTCAAAAGCTGTCACTGTACCCATCCAGGTACGGAAATCCTTTGCCGAAAAACTGGCACCGGTATGAATTCTGATATATTCATTTACATGGCTGGCCGACAGAGCACATTTTTCTCCTTTTTCGTTGATATACTGAAATAGTCTGCGGCCTGGCATTTCCTTGCACTGTTTTACCAATCTGGCTAATTGTATATCTTTCAATGTGATGTCCTGTTTTACACCTTTTTTACCTTTAAACATAAAACGGATCGTTTTTCCTTTCACCGTTGCATGCCTTGCGTCCAGCGTGGTGATCCCGGAAGAACCATGTTTAATTTTATAACGCTGGTTTCCAACACGGATACAGGTTTTGTCCATGAGTTTGATAACCAGGGCAATAGCTTTATCCAGATCAAAAGTTCTTCTGCGTAAATCACTTTCTACTTTTTCACGAAGCTGTGGCAAGGAGTCGGAAAAGGTTAATAAGCGGTAATATTTTGTCTGGTTACGGATCAAATTCCAGTGCGGATGATAGCGGTATTGTTTACGTCCGGCTTCGTCGATACCAGTTGCCTGAAGATGTCCTTCCGGATCTTTGCTGATCCAGACTTCCTGCCAGGCGGGTGGCAAAACCAGTGATTTTATTCTGGAAATTGCTTCCTTATCCTTACATCTTGCGCCTGATTTTTCAACATAATAAAACCGAGGCGATTTTCCTTTTCGGATGTATCCCGGTGCATCACTCCCTGAAATATAATGAAGTCCTGCCGCAGCGGCTGTCAGCGCAGGATCTTTTTTTAATTTTTTTATTTGTCTTGAGGAAATTGCAGGCAATTCTGTAAGTGTTCCAACGGCTACGGCTCCAGACATGATTTTGTACTGTTAAGTGAATTATTTGCGATAATTTAATAATTCAGTACCAGTACGAAAAAACGAATGTGTAAGAATTTGCGGTATTTATTAAGCTATTGGTTATTAGGTGTTTAAGTCTGGTAAGCCTTAAAGAATGTAAGAAAGCCAAAAAATAGTTGCGGAAGTATCTACTCAATTTAAGAAATGTGGAGAATATTTAAATCGATAGTTCCGCTGAACTTAGTTGTTGTTGGCAACCAGAAAATCATTTATGTCTGGCTGGGAAGTAAAATCACTTTTCTTAGACAGACATTGTTCCAGAATGCTGATCAGGCTTGAAAAACTTGTCGGCTTTTGGACATATAAATTGGCGCCAGCATTATAGGCTGATTCGAGAAGATAGCCTGCTACCGAAGTTGAAAGGATAATTACCGGCGTTTGTCTGAAAGTTTCCGTTGCTCTTAATTCCGACAGACATTCAAGTCCATTTTTAACCGGCATGTTCATATCAAGAAAAATCATGTCAGGAGCGACGTCGCTGGAATTCAATTTTTTCATTAATTCCAAACCATTTTCAGCTGTTACCAGGCTGGACGATAAGGAAAGTTGTTCAAGTGCTTCCTGAAAAAGGAAGGTATCATCTTCATCATCATCAGCTAAAAAAATATTATAGAATTTATCCGGGTTCATATTTTGGGGTACTCCTTAATTGCGTTCAGTTCTGGTGTTTGTTCTTTACATCTGATAACATTAAGTTACCAAATATCATAGAACGGGCACTTTTCATAGGTTAATCAGGACA
The nucleotide sequence above comes from Dyadobacter subterraneus. Encoded proteins:
- a CDS encoding DNA topoisomerase IB — its product is MSGAVAVGTLTELPAISSRQIKKLKKDPALTAAAAGLHYISGSDAPGYIRKGKSPRFYYVEKSGARCKDKEAISRIKSLVLPPAWQEVWISKDPEGHLQATGIDEAGRKQYRYHPHWNLIRNQTKYYRLLTFSDSLPQLREKVESDLRRRTFDLDKAIALVIKLMDKTCIRVGNQRYKIKHGSSGITTLDARHATVKGKTIRFMFKGKKGVKQDITLKDIQLARLVKQCKEMPGRRLFQYINEKGEKCALSASHVNEYIRIHTGASFSAKDFRTWMGTVTAFEFLSAQSEYKTKREFNKTVNTCLDAVAAHLGNTRTVCRKYYVHPAVFLAYEKGKIQRIFHKEVDHAKYLSDNELHVKALLAHPA
- a CDS encoding response regulator, with translation MNPDKFYNIFLADDDEDDTFLFQEALEQLSLSSSLVTAENGLELMKKLNSSDVAPDMIFLDMNMPVKNGLECLSELRATETFRQTPVIILSTSVAGYLLESAYNAGANLYVQKPTSFSSLISILEQCLSKKSDFTSQPDINDFLVANNN
- a CDS encoding lipid A deacylase LpxR family protein codes for the protein MRKLLFILIILSPLVSLGQRIDNLASFRNVTGEKYFRIHYDNDFYTKTDYYYTQGYNLEFVNPALKKNPLSRILLQLKNSRTKYGMSLEHYGFTPTSIKSNEILRNDRPFAGVIMLESFAVSVDTLQKSRLSSILSTGMLGPAAFAGKMQKKIHSWTGDPEPLGWQHQIRNEVVINYELNYEKEIFNIPNIVSLNTNSAIRIGTLSDKIQGGATLTVGRFDSPFQTREKRIKTNYQLYFYTQPLVSLVGYDATMQGGIINRSSPYTISAGQINRFTFQNSYGVILSLRNLYVEYYRTYLSKEFETGRTHKWGGLKIGFAF